A single Candidatus Diapherotrites archaeon DNA region contains:
- a CDS encoding DedA family protein, translating into MSTITAFAGIGIGTFTEIIAMAGYWGVFLLMLLESTAAPVPSELVMPFAGFLVSAGRMDLLTVILIASAGSIIGSLISYWIGRELGKPFIKKYGKYVLLNLHHLELTEKFFSRHGTKTIFFSRFIPVIRHLISIPAGAAKMNLLKFSFYTFLGALGWNSILVFAGIKLKENWVQLTKFTEAVDMIIIIIIIAAATAFFWSAKKHRQRKHK; encoded by the coding sequence ATGAGCACAATAACAGCATTCGCAGGAATAGGAATAGGCACATTCACAGAAATAATTGCAATGGCAGGATACTGGGGGGTATTCCTTTTAATGCTTTTAGAGAGCACTGCAGCACCAGTGCCATCAGAATTGGTCATGCCCTTTGCCGGATTCCTTGTGAGCGCAGGAAGAATGGACTTACTCACAGTAATACTAATTGCCTCTGCAGGGTCAATTATTGGCTCACTTATATCTTACTGGATTGGAAGAGAATTAGGAAAGCCCTTCATCAAAAAATACGGGAAATATGTACTGCTGAATTTGCACCATCTTGAGCTCACAGAAAAATTCTTTTCCAGGCACGGCACAAAAACAATATTCTTCAGCAGATTCATTCCAGTAATAAGGCACCTCATATCAATTCCAGCAGGAGCAGCAAAAATGAATTTACTGAAATTCAGCTTCTACACATTCCTTGGCGCCCTCGGATGGAATTCAATCCTAGTGTTTGCAGGCATCAAACTTAAAGAGAATTGGGTGCAGTTAACCAAATTCACTGAAGCAGTGGACATGATAATAATAATAATCATAATTGCAGCAGCAACCGCCTTCTTCTGGAGCGCAAAAAAACACAGGCAAAGAAAACACAAATAG
- a CDS encoding DUF1616 domain-containing protein: MLYDLIIPLISLALVLTIPGYFLSLAFFPKKNEIDEIERFTFSMVFSIAFLPLLILIENLLLSIPIDFTSVFGTLLFLIIIGLIVYWVRIRKMKKDEVVDIIFFRPFIKK, from the coding sequence ATGCTTTATGATTTAATTATTCCACTGATTTCTCTGGCTTTGGTTCTTACAATTCCTGGCTATTTCCTTTCCTTGGCTTTTTTTCCAAAGAAAAATGAAATAGACGAAATTGAAAGGTTCACTTTCTCTATGGTTTTCTCGATTGCCTTTCTTCCCTTGCTTATATTAATTGAAAACCTTCTGCTTTCAATTCCAATTGACTTCACTTCAGTTTTTGGCACACTGCTTTTCCTGATTATAATTGGCTTGATTGTTTATTGGGTCAGAATAAGGAAAATGAAAAAGGATGAAGTGGTAGACATAATTTTTTTCAGGCCTTTCATTAAAAAATAA